A window from Thiosulfatimonas sediminis encodes these proteins:
- the tnpC gene encoding IS66 family transposase codes for MKTPLTAHDLPDDIDALKALVLQKDQHIDTLSTEVSRLSELVMFFKVRQFYKSSEKHPDQAELFNEPEVEDSSVLKNSVSKSSNDLPKEKSKAGRKPLPKNLPRQRVEHRLPVGEKCDCGSEFKEIGEEVSEQLEIIPAKIIVRQLVRKKYACPGCDGSLKLASMPKQPIPKSIAGPGLLAYIATAKYQDGVPLYRQEKAFERLEVELSRQTMANWMIKGVQLCQPLYNLLQDHLLDSGYVHMDETRVQVLNEVGKTAESHSYMWVRKTGDQKHPVVLFDYAPDRTTQTAMNLLPEFKGFLQTDDYAGYHKIGATEQITHLGCWAHARRKFMDAKKVLPKNKTGKADMALNLIQKLYQIEQHIKDQPPNKRLEIRQTESLRVLEQLKTWLDKSLNSTVPKSKLGEALSYLAKNWEKLQIFTTNGRLNIDNNPVENAIRPFAIGRKNWLFSQSVKGAKASAMLYSLIETAKANGLEPQAYLTDLFRDLPNCDTLEQFEALLPWNHTAS; via the coding sequence ATGAAAACACCTCTGACTGCTCACGATTTACCCGATGATATCGATGCCTTAAAAGCCTTGGTTTTGCAAAAAGACCAGCACATCGACACCTTATCAACGGAAGTCAGTCGCCTGTCTGAATTAGTCATGTTCTTTAAGGTTCGTCAATTCTATAAAAGCAGTGAAAAACACCCGGATCAAGCCGAGTTGTTTAATGAGCCAGAAGTCGAAGACAGCTCAGTACTTAAAAACAGCGTTTCTAAATCATCGAATGACCTACCAAAAGAAAAGTCAAAAGCTGGTCGTAAACCCTTACCAAAGAATCTACCCCGTCAACGTGTTGAACATCGCTTACCGGTCGGTGAGAAATGTGACTGCGGCTCAGAGTTCAAAGAAATCGGTGAAGAGGTCTCTGAGCAATTAGAAATTATTCCTGCCAAAATCATTGTTCGTCAGTTAGTGCGTAAAAAATACGCCTGCCCAGGGTGTGACGGTTCGCTTAAGTTAGCGTCCATGCCCAAACAGCCGATTCCCAAAAGCATTGCGGGTCCTGGGTTACTTGCCTACATTGCCACAGCGAAATACCAAGATGGCGTACCGCTGTATCGTCAAGAAAAAGCCTTTGAACGTTTAGAGGTCGAACTGTCACGCCAAACGATGGCCAACTGGATGATTAAGGGGGTCCAACTCTGTCAGCCACTGTACAACCTACTGCAAGATCATCTGCTCGACAGTGGTTATGTGCACATGGATGAAACGCGTGTGCAAGTGTTGAATGAGGTGGGGAAAACCGCAGAGAGCCACAGTTACATGTGGGTACGCAAGACGGGCGATCAAAAACACCCAGTGGTGTTATTCGACTATGCACCGGATCGCACCACACAAACCGCCATGAATTTATTGCCTGAGTTTAAAGGCTTCCTACAAACCGATGACTATGCGGGTTATCACAAAATCGGTGCAACGGAACAGATTACCCATCTAGGTTGTTGGGCCCATGCCAGACGTAAGTTTATGGATGCCAAAAAAGTACTGCCTAAGAATAAAACCGGCAAGGCGGACATGGCACTCAATCTCATTCAAAAGCTCTATCAAATTGAACAACACATCAAAGACCAACCACCAAATAAACGACTCGAGATCCGGCAAACCGAAAGCCTGCGGGTTTTAGAACAGCTCAAAACGTGGTTGGATAAAAGCCTCAACAGCACCGTGCCCAAAAGCAAACTCGGTGAGGCCTTGAGCTATCTTGCGAAAAACTGGGAAAAGCTTCAAATCTTCACCACGAATGGGCGATTGAATATCGACAACAACCCGGTTGAGAATGCCATTCGTCCCTTCGCGATTGGACGCAAGAACTGGCTCTTTAGCCAATCGGTTAAAGGCGCCAAAGCCAGTGCGATGCTGTACAGCTTGATTGAAACCGCCAAAGCCAACGGACTCGAACCCCAAGCCTATCTCACCGATCTCTTCCGAGACCTCCCCAACTGCGACACCCTCGAGCAGTTCGAAGCACTTCTGCCGTGGAATCACACCGCATCCTAG
- the tnpB gene encoding IS66 family insertion sequence element accessory protein TnpB (TnpB, as the term is used for proteins encoded by IS66 family insertion elements, is considered an accessory protein, since TnpC, encoded by a neighboring gene, is a DDE family transposase.): MLRPSFDAHVFVYRDPVDMRKSINGLAAIVEAELGHSPMNGALFVFCNRSRDKVKLLYWERNGFVLWYKRLEKHKFKWLNPQETKDSIEVTGKQLNQLLDGLDIFQQPHESLFYDNVS, encoded by the coding sequence ATGCTTAGACCAAGCTTTGATGCACACGTCTTTGTCTATCGGGATCCGGTGGATATGCGTAAATCCATTAATGGACTGGCGGCCATTGTGGAAGCTGAGCTGGGACATTCTCCCATGAATGGTGCACTGTTTGTGTTTTGCAACCGTTCTCGCGATAAGGTCAAACTCCTCTACTGGGAGCGCAATGGCTTTGTGCTCTGGTACAAGCGATTAGAGAAACACAAGTTTAAATGGCTCAATCCTCAGGAAACAAAGGATTCGATTGAAGTTACCGGCAAACAGCTCAATCAGTTACTCGATGGCTTGGATATTTTTCAACAACCGCATGAGTCACTTTTCTATGACAACGTGAGCTAA
- the tnpA gene encoding IS66 family insertion sequence element accessory protein TnpA, producing the protein MSKHELWVQRIADWQASGLSQRAFCQQQGLAISTFYTWRRRLRNLSQEPIKESSAFLPMVIHDQPEPCSTSIAVKAKGLVFECSVVQLAQLITELNRHA; encoded by the coding sequence ATGAGCAAACACGAACTTTGGGTGCAGCGGATTGCCGATTGGCAAGCCAGTGGTCTTTCACAACGGGCATTTTGCCAGCAGCAAGGCTTGGCGATTTCAACCTTTTATACTTGGCGACGTAGGCTTCGAAACTTAAGCCAAGAACCCATCAAAGAATCTTCTGCCTTTTTGCCGATGGTGATTCACGATCAGCCTGAACCGTGCTCAACCAGCATTGCAGTCAAGGCAAAAGGATTGGTATTTGAGTGTTCCGTGGTGCAATTAGCGCAATTAATCACCGAGTTGAATCGTCATGCTTAG
- a CDS encoding transposase, giving the protein MTDTLSTLPTVKKIRRRYSREFKQQVLTACEDPNTSIAQVARDYGINANQIQNWKRQLKKRHASQAAFIPLVLNDLPPSSPQTLLVELPAPQGKIAVHWPVTELAKLSAFVKSVQS; this is encoded by the coding sequence ATGACAGACACACTATCAACGCTTCCCACAGTCAAAAAGATTCGCCGTCGCTACTCACGGGAATTCAAACAGCAGGTTTTGACCGCTTGCGAGGACCCTAACACCTCGATTGCACAAGTGGCTCGAGACTACGGCATCAATGCCAATCAAATACAGAACTGGAAGCGTCAGCTTAAAAAGCGCCATGCTTCCCAAGCGGCATTTATTCCGCTGGTCTTGAACGATCTGCCGCCGTCATCGCCTCAAACGCTCTTGGTCGAACTGCCTGCACCTCAAGGCAAGATTGCTGTGCACTGGCCTGTCACAGAATTGGCCAAATTAAGCGCCTTTGTCAAGTCGGTGCAGTCATGA
- the tnpB gene encoding IS66 family insertion sequence element accessory protein TnpB (TnpB, as the term is used for proteins encoded by IS66 family insertion elements, is considered an accessory protein, since TnpC, encoded by a neighboring gene, is a DDE family transposase.), whose amino-acid sequence MIRIDHYWLATEPMDMRAGPDTALARVIAVFGEAKPHHAYLFANKRGNRMKILIHDGLGIWLCARRLNQGKFHWAELWRGDSVTLSPEQCLALVQGLPWQRLETSLSLS is encoded by the coding sequence ATGATTCGCATTGATCATTATTGGCTGGCGACTGAACCCATGGATATGCGTGCAGGACCCGATACCGCATTAGCTCGTGTCATTGCCGTGTTTGGTGAGGCCAAACCCCATCATGCGTATCTGTTTGCCAATAAGCGTGGCAATCGAATGAAGATACTGATCCACGATGGCTTAGGCATCTGGCTGTGTGCTCGACGTTTGAATCAAGGTAAATTCCATTGGGCTGAGCTGTGGCGGGGCGATTCCGTGACACTCTCCCCTGAACAATGTCTGGCACTGGTGCAGGGCTTGCCTTGGCAACGGCTCGAGACTTCCTTATCACTGAGTTAG
- the tnpC gene encoding IS66 family transposase, translated as MKTMPNLHQLSADQLRTLAAQLLVQVEEKDQRIAADAKAIQQKELKIDQLTYELAYLRRLKFSHKSEQISALQMTLLDEVTDADIAAIESELDALRDKTDTAQPKKKPKRQPLPEHLPRLDIRHDPESTTCSCGCQLRHIGEDVSEKLDYLPGTFQVERHIRSKWACDTCETLIQKPMPPQIIDKGLPTSGLLAHLLIAKYADHLPLYRQAQIFERAGVKLPSSTLAEWVGVCGVQLEPVAQALKDFLLTQPVLHADETPVPMLKPGNKKTHKAYLWAYTNPANAQHKAVYYHFSEGRNGKFAREVLQDWKGLLVCDDYPGYKASFKQGVSEVGCMAHARRKFVELHESGKSTIAIQAIELMGQLYAIEKEIQPLAPEERQIIRQQKSKPIMDLLLKWLKVHREKVPKGGATEKAIHYSLKRWDALSRYLGDGRLPIDNNWVENQIRPWALGRKNWLFAGSLRSGQRAANIMSLIQSAKNNGLDPYAYLKDVLERLPTHKASQIDQLLPHNWQPSNR; from the coding sequence ATGAAAACAATGCCAAACCTCCATCAACTCTCTGCTGACCAGTTACGAACACTGGCGGCGCAGTTGTTGGTTCAGGTTGAAGAAAAAGACCAGCGCATCGCCGCCGATGCCAAAGCCATTCAACAAAAAGAGCTTAAAATCGATCAACTCACCTATGAGTTAGCCTATCTCAGACGTTTAAAATTCTCACACAAAAGTGAACAGATCAGCGCCTTACAGATGACACTGTTGGATGAAGTGACCGATGCCGACATTGCCGCGATTGAATCGGAACTGGATGCGCTTAGAGACAAAACCGACACAGCGCAACCAAAGAAAAAACCTAAGCGTCAGCCGCTACCCGAACACCTACCTCGTCTTGACATCCGTCATGATCCCGAATCCACCACCTGTTCATGTGGCTGTCAATTACGCCATATTGGTGAAGACGTCAGTGAAAAGCTGGATTATCTGCCCGGGACGTTTCAAGTTGAACGTCATATTCGCTCCAAATGGGCGTGCGATACCTGTGAAACTCTGATTCAAAAACCGATGCCCCCACAAATCATTGATAAAGGTCTGCCCACCTCTGGGTTACTCGCACATCTGCTCATCGCCAAATACGCTGATCACTTACCGCTGTATCGTCAAGCTCAGATCTTTGAACGGGCCGGTGTTAAATTACCCAGTTCCACTTTAGCCGAATGGGTCGGCGTCTGTGGTGTTCAACTTGAACCGGTGGCTCAAGCACTCAAAGACTTTTTGCTGACGCAACCGGTCTTGCACGCCGATGAAACCCCAGTGCCCATGCTCAAGCCGGGGAATAAGAAAACCCATAAAGCCTATCTGTGGGCCTACACCAATCCAGCCAATGCACAACATAAGGCGGTGTATTACCACTTCAGTGAAGGACGAAACGGCAAGTTCGCAAGAGAGGTGCTACAGGATTGGAAAGGATTGTTGGTGTGTGATGACTATCCTGGGTACAAAGCCAGTTTTAAACAAGGCGTGAGCGAAGTGGGCTGTATGGCGCATGCCCGTCGTAAGTTCGTGGAACTGCATGAAAGCGGCAAAAGCACGATTGCCATTCAAGCCATTGAACTAATGGGACAACTTTACGCCATTGAAAAAGAGATTCAACCCTTAGCCCCAGAGGAACGACAGATAATCCGGCAGCAAAAATCCAAACCGATCATGGACTTGCTGCTCAAATGGCTGAAGGTCCATCGAGAAAAAGTGCCCAAAGGTGGGGCAACGGAAAAAGCGATTCACTATAGCTTGAAACGTTGGGATGCCTTAAGCCGATACCTTGGAGATGGCCGCCTGCCCATCGATAATAACTGGGTAGAAAATCAAATCCGACCTTGGGCGTTAGGTCGCAAGAACTGGCTGTTTGCCGGCAGTCTACGCAGTGGTCAACGTGCGGCGAATATTATGAGCTTGATTCAATCAGCTAAAAACAATGGTCTGGATCCTTACGCCTATCTCAAAGACGTGCTTGAACGCTTACCCACCCATAAAGCCAGTCAAATCGACCAACTCCTACCGCACAATTGGCAACCTAGCAATCGGTGA
- the pgl gene encoding 6-phosphogluconolactonase, whose product MSVQTVTFSDSSEEWQIYSKTEALVQAAVAYILQAASATIEARGAFNLVLAGGTTPIAIYKQLAQLSEAEAQFSKWCLFMGDERVYPSDHPERNSLAAEQAWLKNGSVPSEQIFFMPTELGLEESAIIYRDMIEGVHFDLVLLGMGEDGHTASLFPGHNRKDVRGVISETQSPKAPNERLSLSYQRINSAAKILKLITGSAKFEVTQLWYQALQTGKLADLPIAKISGRQQTLTLLDSKAFLG is encoded by the coding sequence ATGAGTGTACAGACAGTAACGTTTAGCGACAGTTCTGAAGAGTGGCAGATTTACTCAAAAACCGAGGCTTTGGTGCAGGCGGCGGTGGCTTATATATTGCAAGCCGCTAGCGCAACGATTGAGGCGCGTGGTGCGTTTAATTTGGTATTGGCTGGGGGCACGACACCGATTGCTATTTACAAACAACTGGCGCAATTAAGTGAAGCAGAAGCACAGTTTTCAAAATGGTGTTTGTTTATGGGTGATGAACGGGTATATCCGAGTGATCACCCGGAGCGCAATAGCCTGGCAGCTGAACAAGCTTGGTTAAAGAATGGCAGCGTGCCGAGTGAACAGATTTTCTTTATGCCAACCGAACTTGGGCTGGAAGAATCGGCAATTATTTATCGCGATATGATTGAAGGTGTTCACTTTGATTTGGTCTTGCTCGGCATGGGAGAAGATGGGCATACCGCCAGCTTGTTTCCAGGGCATAACCGAAAGGATGTGCGTGGTGTGATTAGCGAAACACAATCGCCTAAAGCACCGAATGAGCGACTCAGTTTGTCTTACCAGCGGATTAATTCGGCGGCTAAGATTTTAAAATTGATTACCGGTTCGGCAAAATTTGAGGTTACCCAGTTGTGGTATCAAGCTTTGCAAACGGGCAAGCTTGCCGATTTACCGATTGCTAAAATTAGCGGGCGACAACAGACTTTAACCTTGCTGGATTCCAAGGCTTTTCTAGGTTAG
- the zwf gene encoding glucose-6-phosphate dehydrogenase, with amino-acid sequence MAQSCTYVVFGATGNLSMTKLMPAFYHLEKHRRLADDVKILAIGRRDWNREEWLETVKDAVIPKARGGITDDVCERFCQRLDYFKMDILAADEYENLKQHISANHWPTNMAFYLSLGPDQFAPAVEYLGKAGLLKQDSGWRRVVLEKPFGYDAESAKQLQKRLNKHLDEEQTYRIDHYLGKGMVQNLMVFRFANLMMEPLWNRNYIDHIQITHAEDKSVGTRAGYYDTSGAMRDMIQSHLLQLLALVAMEPPASMEAEALRNEKVKLLQSVRPIMKKNVHNQAYRAQYAEGVVNGQTVPAYLQEPDVAEDSVTETYAALKLYIDNWRWAGVPFYIQTGKNMPKNRTIVAIRFKHPPKQFFRESQVKKMEPNWVVFGIQPEESIRIEITAKQPGLEIMTEQTSLDATLKGDDNNTYDAYEELLLDVIKGDRSLFLRYDEVKAAWNVVDPVLQAWAAETAYIDTYPAGTWGPDGAKKLFDHPEQCWRYHYTPECA; translated from the coding sequence ATGGCGCAATCCTGTACTTATGTGGTTTTCGGCGCGACTGGAAACCTTTCAATGACAAAGCTAATGCCTGCTTTTTACCATTTGGAAAAGCATCGACGTTTGGCTGATGATGTCAAAATTCTTGCCATAGGGCGTCGTGATTGGAACCGTGAAGAGTGGTTAGAAACGGTCAAAGACGCAGTCATACCCAAAGCGCGTGGCGGAATTACCGATGATGTTTGCGAGCGATTTTGTCAGCGGCTAGATTATTTCAAAATGGATATTCTTGCGGCGGATGAGTATGAGAATTTGAAGCAGCATATTAGTGCGAATCATTGGCCGACCAATATGGCTTTTTATTTGTCATTAGGGCCGGATCAATTTGCTCCTGCGGTTGAGTATCTTGGTAAAGCCGGTCTGCTGAAGCAAGATTCTGGATGGCGTAGAGTGGTGTTAGAAAAGCCATTTGGCTATGATGCGGAAAGCGCAAAACAGTTGCAAAAGCGCTTGAATAAACACTTGGATGAAGAGCAGACTTACCGTATCGATCACTATCTTGGCAAAGGTATGGTGCAAAATTTAATGGTTTTCCGGTTTGCTAATTTGATGATGGAACCATTATGGAATCGTAACTATATTGATCACATTCAAATCACCCATGCGGAAGATAAATCGGTCGGCACGCGCGCCGGTTATTACGATACCAGTGGCGCGATGCGCGATATGATTCAGTCGCATCTATTGCAACTCTTGGCTTTGGTGGCGATGGAGCCTCCGGCATCAATGGAAGCTGAAGCTTTGCGTAACGAAAAGGTAAAATTGCTGCAATCTGTTCGGCCTATTATGAAAAAGAATGTGCATAATCAGGCTTATCGTGCGCAGTATGCTGAAGGGGTGGTGAATGGTCAAACTGTGCCAGCGTATCTGCAAGAGCCGGATGTTGCTGAGGACAGTGTGACGGAAACTTACGCGGCTTTAAAATTGTATATTGATAATTGGCGTTGGGCGGGGGTGCCGTTTTACATTCAAACCGGTAAAAATATGCCGAAAAATCGTACGATTGTGGCGATTCGCTTTAAACACCCGCCTAAGCAGTTTTTCCGTGAGTCGCAGGTTAAGAAAATGGAGCCTAATTGGGTGGTTTTTGGGATACAGCCCGAGGAATCGATTCGTATCGAAATCACTGCTAAGCAGCCTGGTCTGGAAATTATGACTGAGCAGACCAGTCTGGATGCGACGTTAAAAGGGGATGACAACAATACTTATGATGCTTATGAAGAGTTGTTGTTGGACGTGATAAAAGGAGACCGATCTCTCTTCTTACGGTATGACGAAGTCAAGGCTGCTTGGAATGTGGTTGACCCAGTGCTACAAGCTTGGGCGGCAGAAACGGCTTATATTGACACCTATCCTGCAGGAACTTGGGGGCCAGATGGTGCGAAGAAGTTATTTGACCATCCTGAGCAATGTTGGCGATATCACTATACGCCGGAGTGTGCCTAG
- the gnd gene encoding decarboxylating NADP(+)-dependent phosphogluconate dehydrogenase encodes MQQADIGLIGLAVMGQNLVLNMADHGFKVAVYNRSPSKTEEFLAAEPDNPNLVGCFSIADLVNSLQAPRKIMLMVKAGQVVDLFIEQLLPHLQAGDIIIDGGNSLYTDSQRRTEALQKQGILFIGTGVSGGEEGARFGPSIMPGGNPDAWQAVKPIFQAISAKADAAPCCDWVGDGGAGHYVKMVHNGIEYGDMQLIAESYHLMRYGMGLSAKKCQKIFAKWNKGVLDSYLIEITAEILKFTDADGKPLVDKILDAAGQKGTGKWTGISSLELGIPVTLITESVYSRCLSALKDERNKAQKVFGKAPKPPKFDKAERKALLKAIHDALYASKIISYAQGYMLMREAAKEFGWQLNYGGIALMWRGGCIIRSTFLGEIKNAFESNPGLSNLLIADFFSKALQESHENWRKAVIFGIQQQIPTPALSSALAFFDGYKTAKLPANLLQAQRDYFGAHTYERVDAPRGTFFHTDWIQSGGRVSSTTYEV; translated from the coding sequence ATGCAGCAGGCAGATATTGGATTGATCGGGCTGGCCGTAATGGGACAGAATTTGGTTCTAAATATGGCCGATCACGGTTTTAAAGTGGCGGTCTACAACCGTTCGCCCAGCAAAACTGAGGAGTTTCTCGCCGCCGAGCCAGATAACCCGAATTTAGTCGGTTGTTTTAGCATTGCAGATTTAGTTAATTCGCTGCAAGCACCGCGCAAAATTATGTTGATGGTTAAAGCGGGTCAAGTGGTTGATCTGTTTATTGAACAGTTATTACCGCATCTGCAAGCGGGTGACATTATTATCGACGGTGGTAATTCTTTGTATACCGATTCACAGCGTCGTACCGAGGCCTTACAAAAACAAGGTATTTTATTTATTGGTACAGGTGTTTCCGGTGGAGAGGAGGGTGCGCGTTTTGGGCCTTCTATTATGCCAGGCGGCAATCCAGACGCTTGGCAGGCAGTTAAACCGATTTTTCAAGCAATTTCTGCTAAAGCCGATGCCGCGCCATGTTGTGATTGGGTTGGCGATGGCGGAGCCGGGCATTACGTCAAAATGGTACATAACGGAATTGAATATGGCGATATGCAGTTGATTGCAGAAAGTTACCATTTGATGCGTTATGGCATGGGGTTGAGTGCGAAAAAATGCCAGAAGATTTTCGCTAAGTGGAACAAGGGGGTGTTAGACAGTTATTTGATTGAAATCACCGCTGAAATCTTGAAATTTACGGATGCTGACGGTAAACCGTTGGTGGATAAAATTTTGGATGCTGCTGGGCAAAAAGGGACTGGAAAATGGACGGGAATCAGTTCTTTAGAGTTAGGGATTCCGGTAACCTTAATTACCGAATCGGTTTATTCACGGTGTCTTTCCGCTTTAAAAGACGAACGAAACAAAGCGCAAAAAGTGTTTGGTAAGGCGCCCAAACCGCCTAAGTTCGATAAGGCTGAGCGTAAAGCGCTGTTAAAAGCGATTCACGATGCGCTCTACGCTTCAAAAATTATCTCTTATGCGCAAGGTTATATGCTAATGCGTGAAGCGGCCAAAGAGTTTGGCTGGCAGTTAAACTATGGTGGTATTGCGCTTATGTGGCGCGGCGGCTGTATTATTCGTTCGACTTTCCTTGGCGAAATCAAAAATGCCTTTGAAAGCAATCCAGGTTTAAGCAATTTGTTAATCGCCGATTTCTTCAGTAAAGCGTTGCAAGAGAGTCATGAAAACTGGCGTAAAGCGGTTATTTTTGGGATTCAACAACAGATTCCAACCCCAGCGTTAAGTTCCGCTTTGGCTTTCTTTGACGGTTATAAAACCGCTAAATTACCGGCCAATTTGTTGCAAGCACAACGTGATTATTTTGGCGCGCATACTTATGAACGCGTGGATGCGCCGCGAGGTACTTTTTTCCATACCGATTGGATTCAATCTGGTGGTCGGGTGAGCTCAACCACCTACGAGGTGTAA
- a CDS encoding DUF3455 domain-containing protein — protein sequence MKKIISNSLTLVGLFAIATSVQAGAFNQSTLPESIQVPAGNELALVTHAKGNITWECKTTDGKTGWAFAGPRAILSDIQGNAAISYFGPPATWEAFDGSSITGKQLAVSPSKAGSIPMQLVKANASEKDGLLKGVTYIQRINLNGGKAPAEGCNTSKVGHKMVVNYSGDYLFWKAK from the coding sequence ATGAAAAAAATCATCAGCAACTCCCTTACACTTGTCGGTTTATTCGCCATTGCAACCTCTGTACAAGCGGGAGCTTTTAACCAGTCTACTCTTCCAGAATCAATTCAAGTTCCTGCAGGTAACGAACTTGCTCTTGTTACACACGCTAAAGGTAATATTACTTGGGAATGCAAAACGACAGACGGCAAAACCGGATGGGCATTCGCTGGACCACGTGCAATTTTGAGTGACATTCAAGGCAATGCAGCAATCTCTTATTTTGGACCACCAGCAACTTGGGAAGCGTTTGACGGTTCTTCAATTACTGGTAAACAACTTGCCGTTTCTCCATCAAAAGCAGGCAGCATTCCAATGCAACTGGTTAAAGCAAACGCCTCTGAAAAAGACGGTCTGCTAAAAGGCGTAACCTACATCCAACGTATCAACCTAAACGGCGGTAAAGCACCTGCTGAAGGCTGTAACACGAGCAAAGTGGGTCATAAAATGGTTGTAAACTATTCTGGTGACTACCTATTCTGGAAAGCTAAATAA
- a CDS encoding sigma-70 family RNA polymerase sigma factor, protein MGMSQSLFDYEAALLACAAEQRSALTALYQQEAPRLIAVVYRILQNQSLAEEIVHDAFIKIWTSAQTYRPELGSARGWIYTLTRNLALNALQKNQRQVQADPEFLTDLMDQLQAENEHNASNEAENSLHNRNLYHCIEQLNEANKQCILQAYIHGYTQEEIAHLMDKPIGTIKTWIRRSLQALKECLQ, encoded by the coding sequence ATGGGTATGTCACAATCCTTGTTTGATTACGAAGCGGCGCTATTAGCGTGTGCCGCCGAACAACGTAGCGCTTTAACCGCCCTATACCAACAAGAGGCGCCTCGCTTAATCGCCGTGGTTTACCGGATACTGCAAAATCAAAGTTTGGCAGAGGAAATTGTGCACGACGCCTTTATTAAGATTTGGACCAGTGCGCAAACTTACCGTCCAGAACTCGGTTCTGCACGAGGTTGGATTTATACCTTAACACGTAATTTAGCTTTAAACGCTCTGCAAAAAAACCAACGACAGGTGCAAGCCGATCCGGAGTTTTTGACCGATTTGATGGATCAATTACAAGCCGAAAACGAGCACAACGCCAGCAACGAAGCAGAAAATTCGCTGCACAACAGAAATTTGTATCACTGTATCGAACAGCTTAACGAAGCCAATAAGCAATGCATCTTACAGGCCTATATCCACGGCTACACGCAAGAAGAAATTGCACATTTAATGGATAAACCGATTGGTACCATTAAAACCTGGATAAGACGAAGCCTGCAGGCTTTAAAGGAGTGTCTGCAATGA
- a CDS encoding anti-sigma factor has protein sequence MSQHTQQHDPQINAELYVLGLLDFAQKNAFEKQMQQDPALQKQVNDFQNQLLAITDQLPTVPLAQPLSAKIERSLDALERQNKAFQPRQKSQSLRYFWQSLSLWRGFALAGFITSLLLSIQLFQYVQQAPGKTTYIAVLVEPQAKSPGWVIQAGNNQKIELIPLGSVEIPEGKALQFWTKADGWNAPISLGLVKKGQSLQVDIDKLPPLQPNQLFELTLEDETGSPTGKPTGPIYSIGRGKPAI, from the coding sequence ATGAGTCAACACACTCAACAACATGACCCGCAAATCAACGCCGAACTTTATGTTTTGGGCTTATTGGATTTTGCACAAAAAAATGCGTTTGAAAAGCAAATGCAGCAGGACCCGGCCTTGCAAAAACAAGTTAATGACTTTCAAAATCAATTACTTGCAATAACAGACCAACTACCCACTGTGCCGCTAGCACAACCGCTTAGTGCTAAAATTGAACGCAGTTTAGACGCTTTAGAACGCCAGAATAAAGCCTTTCAACCACGCCAAAAATCGCAAAGTCTTAGATATTTTTGGCAAAGCTTAAGCTTATGGCGTGGTTTTGCTTTGGCTGGTTTTATAACAAGCTTGTTGCTCAGTATTCAACTATTTCAATACGTACAACAAGCGCCCGGAAAAACCACTTATATTGCTGTACTGGTGGAACCGCAAGCTAAATCGCCAGGTTGGGTGATTCAAGCAGGTAATAACCAAAAAATTGAGTTAATTCCGCTCGGTTCAGTGGAAATTCCAGAAGGTAAAGCTCTGCAATTTTGGACTAAAGCGGACGGCTGGAACGCACCCATATCGCTTGGCTTAGTCAAAAAAGGACAAAGCTTACAAGTGGATATTGACAAACTCCCACCGTTACAACCAAATCAGCTCTTTGAATTAACTTTAGAAGATGAAACAGGTTCTCCAACCGGCAAACCCACTGGGCCAATTTACTCAATCGGCCGTGGTAAACCAGCTATTTAA